The proteins below are encoded in one region of Campylobacter rectus:
- a CDS encoding PAS domain-containing sensor histidine kinase, whose translation MDNIKERFRQYQEAIEASNIVSKTDINGIITFVNDEFCKMSGFSREELIGANHNIVRHPEVPKEVFARLWETILAKKVHKGTIRNRTKDGRDVYLNTTVIPILNLHGQIEEFVAIRHDVTDVINLNNELKKTKKELLNLNENLENRVAEQTAELVNLNQNLENLVKAEIKKNEEKTKMLFLQSRLASMGEMIANIAHQWRQPLNELSITLFKLKESVKSNEKFETGYEHAKRVIKSMSQTIENFRNFFSVEREREIFSISSAVENALKMVQGTYEKEGIDVNLELKSDGQIYGFESQLCQAVIILLSNAKDALANKKDDKKVTLMLEKKDKFAIIRVTDNAGGIKEEIMDKIFEPYFTTKHPSAGTGIGLYMLKTIAKNHGGSASARNVKFGAEFEIKLPLKGGEDEKF comes from the coding sequence ATGGATAACATCAAAGAGCGTTTTAGACAGTATCAAGAAGCTATCGAGGCCAGCAATATCGTCTCAAAGACCGATATAAACGGTATTATCACCTTCGTAAATGACGAATTTTGCAAGATGTCGGGCTTTTCGCGAGAGGAGCTAATCGGCGCAAATCACAACATCGTGCGCCATCCGGAGGTGCCAAAGGAGGTTTTTGCCCGACTTTGGGAGACGATTTTAGCTAAAAAAGTGCATAAAGGCACGATAAGAAACCGCACGAAAGACGGTCGCGACGTCTATCTAAACACGACCGTTATACCGATTTTAAATTTACACGGACAGATTGAGGAGTTTGTAGCAATCAGGCATGACGTGACGGACGTGATAAACCTAAACAACGAGCTTAAAAAGACGAAAAAAGAGCTGTTAAATTTAAACGAAAATCTCGAAAACAGGGTCGCCGAGCAGACGGCCGAGCTTGTTAATTTAAATCAAAATCTGGAAAATTTGGTAAAAGCCGAGATCAAGAAAAACGAGGAAAAAACCAAAATGTTATTTTTGCAGTCGCGTCTAGCCTCGATGGGCGAGATGATAGCAAATATCGCCCATCAGTGGCGCCAGCCGCTAAACGAGCTTAGCATTACGCTTTTTAAGCTAAAAGAGAGCGTAAAATCAAACGAAAAATTCGAGACCGGTTACGAGCATGCAAAGCGCGTGATAAAGAGTATGTCGCAGACGATCGAGAATTTTAGAAACTTTTTTAGCGTCGAGCGCGAGAGAGAAATTTTCTCCATTTCGTCCGCGGTAGAAAATGCGCTGAAAATGGTGCAGGGAACCTACGAAAAAGAGGGAATCGACGTAAATTTAGAGCTAAAAAGCGATGGTCAAATTTACGGCTTTGAGTCGCAGCTTTGTCAGGCCGTGATTATACTACTTTCAAACGCTAAAGACGCGCTCGCAAATAAAAAAGACGATAAAAAAGTAACGCTAATGTTAGAAAAAAAGGATAAATTTGCTATCATAAGAGTAACGGATAACGCGGGCGGCATAAAAGAGGAGATAATGGACAAGATTTTTGAGCCTTATTTTACCACCAAGCACCCAAGCGCAGGCACCGGTATCGGGCTATATATGCTAAAAACCATAGCCAAAAATCACGGCGGAAGCGCAAGCGCTAGAAACGTAAAATTTGGAGCGGAATTTGAAATAAAACTACCGCTAAAAGGAGGGGAAGATGAAAAATTTTAA
- a CDS encoding response regulator transcription factor, with amino-acid sequence MKNFKELTLLLVEDEDSIRESMQEVFSGMFQKVISASNGDEGLKKFKKFSPDIVIADIMMPIMDGLEMSKQIKEVSKNTPVIILSAYSEKERLLKAIDVGIDKYVIKPIDMDELFVVLEQIVKTKIIGADIIEISGGYSFNQTKKVLVKNGVEIALTKKELAFISLLVKRIGTLVLTEEIRNVVWFGEKVNDPAVRTFIKRIRDKVGAGLIKNSPGLGYKIELKK; translated from the coding sequence ATGAAAAATTTTAAAGAGCTTACGTTGCTGCTAGTCGAGGATGAGGATAGTATAAGAGAGTCGATGCAAGAGGTTTTTAGCGGCATGTTTCAAAAGGTCATATCGGCTTCAAACGGCGACGAGGGGCTTAAGAAATTTAAAAAATTTAGCCCGGATATCGTGATCGCCGACATTATGATGCCTATCATGGACGGCCTTGAGATGTCAAAACAGATAAAAGAGGTCTCGAAAAATACGCCCGTTATCATTCTAAGTGCGTATAGCGAAAAAGAGAGATTGCTAAAAGCGATCGACGTGGGCATCGACAAATACGTGATCAAGCCTATCGATATGGACGAGCTTTTCGTCGTGCTGGAGCAGATCGTAAAAACCAAAATCATAGGCGCCGATATCATCGAGATTTCGGGCGGATATTCGTTTAATCAAACCAAAAAAGTGCTCGTAAAAAATGGCGTCGAGATAGCGCTAACCAAAAAAGAGCTGGCCTTTATCTCGCTTTTGGTTAAACGCATCGGCACGCTGGTTTTAACCGAAGAAATAAGAAACGTGGTGTGGTTTGGCGAAAAGGTAAACGACCCCGCCGTTAGGACTTTCATCAAGCGAATACGCGATAAAGTGGGCGCAGGGCTCATCAAAAACTCACCTGGTCTAGGCTACAAAATCGAACTAAAGAAGTAA